The genomic region AAGCTGGAAATTATGCAAGAATATACAAGTGgatgattaaaagaaaaagaagaagaaaaggggcagagatgagggtggggcatgggtgtttcagggcagGGTCAACAgttatgttcttaactatttTAAAACCAGCCACTGCAACAcatggtattatttatttatttatttaacaattttatataccgaccttcatagtagattaccatatcggatcggtttacagtttaacaaagggaaaaaaactagagtaacaaattcacgtaaacgaaagataaccaaagcaggaataagtcaaagttacaatcaacagggggcgagaacttggaagcttgcaacaagctggaaagaagaaaaggccagtaaagtaattttaccgtagagtgtacaagttacaaacttaagaacggtgctttaatctgATGGTAGGCTGTTAGCcatgtatatttactgctgctcctgatgaaacATCTGCAGAAAGTCTCTGTAAATTGCTGTTTAGGCCTAATgtcagggtgaggggtctgggtcaactgggggaagTGCTgaatgaagaatcagaggggtctggatgacctctaGATAGGCTGCACAAACTATTGGACCAATGAGAAAACTGTCTTTGTCCTTCATGTATGCATGTTTTAAATTCTGCTTATGTGCATGCGTTAAAGCCACAATTTCTTAAGGAAGGTACACGGACTTGGTTTGCTCAAGTAACCATTTAAAATGAAgagtacacatatacacaccaggtgtattttaaataatacatgtgtaaatgcgtgcataatttaaaattccgGCTCACGTACTCATGCACACGTGTATTGACCTCTGtgaacttgttttaaaattactgtctCTGGGAGCTAAATGAATGAAAGGAATaggatatgtttcatttgtgggaagtATCCCATTCATTTCATAaaccccatgaatgaaacaaattggatCCTTTAGCTTTGGATGTGCCATTCGTTTTAATTGGATGCACATTCCTACTAGTTGTAAGGTATACTCTGAGTCTAAAAATCCATAatatgattcatctgaatcagtaatTTTGGTACTAAATATATCCTGCAGACACCACTCGGCAGGAAATAGGAGAGAACACAACTGATTTTTACTATTCAAGTGACCCTGGCCTCCACCGCTGATACCACCCTCCACTGACTCTGCATTCTTCTGCCTCTACAACATAGGAGCAGTGCAGAATGGAGCAAGCACTGGCAACTGCTGTTCCAGCTGCTTAATGGACCCTGCCCCCGGAGGTGGTTTCCCCTTCTAAACAATTCTCTTTCTGTCTTGTACACAGAACACCTGCTGATATCACTAACCAGTGCTGCCCCTGTTGGCCCTAGGTTCCTGTAGAGGACCAgcacaatgaaaaaaatatttataggtTTTACTCCGGTCTGAGTTTCtctaatttattgttttaaataatcTTAAGCATACATGTTGTGCTATTGCTCCCTTGTTGTATCTATAGAATAAACTGCAGCCACTGAAGCTGGGATCTGGTTTTTATCTTTTGTTTATAGTCCAGTCAAAAAGCTGAAGTTGGCTTTGAGGAAGGGTTTACAATCACAGTTTGTCTGATTATTGCATTTCCCATCTGAGCTCTGAAGTGCATCAGGGACTGTGTCCCAGAGGTGACCAAAAACCATATAAGCACTGTTACCCATCCATTTGTAAACTCATCTGGGTCAGAAGTAAAACACACAGGTAGGTAGATTATTTACCATTATAATACACTTTCTTGCTTATTTCTATCTATGTAAGCTTAGACTACATTATACAATTTAGTtgatatatatttacatgcagaatAGATTATGGAACATTCACATTAAACAGCCAACAGTTTGAGCTTAAAAAAATTAGAGGACTTTCATGATGTTATTTATCTAACACTCTAATAGCCAACATTTTAAGCAACTATATTACTGGGTGTTACTGACAAAACCAAttattccccttttcctttctcaAGTTATTATGTTGTAATGATATCAAAATATGTTGCATGATGTTCCACCCCCAGGCGTGACTGTTTGTATATTTAGTAATGTAATTGTCAAAGGCATTAAGATCTGGTCTGGATTTAAATGGAAGCTGTCAAATCGTGCACTCAAAAGGTGAAGGAATATCAGAGGCCGTCGTTGGCCCTGAACGTTTTTGCCTCTTGAACACCACAACAATGATGTTGCCGGATCAGATGCTGGTGCTGTCATTGTTATTGGGTTAGGAGGCACCAGCTTACAGGGAACTCCACCATTCCCCTGCCCCTCAAGGAGCAGGGATCCATCCCAGGGTCTGCTGAGGGGGGGGagtgtcgggatgccctaattctaatgcatcattagtatcctttgaagatacctccctctgaaccatgcgctgttgagcgactgtcaactttcccctttgttctagtttaaaagctgctctatctcctttttaaaggttagcgccagcagtttggttccaccctggttaaggtggagcccatccctttggaaaagactcccccttccccaaaaggttccccagttccttacaaaactgaatccctcttcctcacTCTGTATTCTACACTTAACAGAGGCATTGTTTCCTTTAAATTTCATGTTCTTAAAGTGGAAATCATAAACTCTTTAGTGATGGACAAATGTTGGTACCAAATTCTGTTTGATGTGATTTTGTATTTCAGATTCATCAGGACCCTTGAGAACTGATTCCAGTAGCATAATATTGAACATTACTAATTTGTCTTAGTACTGAGGACAAAGTCTTAGAAAGTAATGGAAGGTGGGAATCAGACTATTGTGAGTGAGTTCATTCTCCTGGGACTCACTGATGATCCAAAGCTGCAGATTATACTCTTTGTGTTGTTACTATTGGTCTATATTATTACCTTGATGGGCAATATTGGTATTATTGTACTAACAGCTACTAATTCTCACCTTCAGACTCCCATGTACTTCTTTCTGAGTAACTTATCTTTCTCTGATCTGTGTTATTCCTCAGCCATCACTCCTAACACGTTACATCATTTTTTAGCAGAGAAGAAATCTATCTCCTTTATTGGTTGTGCAACACAAATGTATTTCTTTGTAGCATTTGCCACAACTGAAAATTTCCTCCTTGGAGTAATGGCATATGATCGTTATGTAGCAATATGCAACCCCCTGCTTTATCCAGTGATTATGAACAAGAAAGTGTGCATTAAGTTAGCAGCTGGTGCTTATATTGGTGGACTCCTTAATTCATGTATACAGACAGGTTGTACATTTCATTTGGTCTTCTGTAGATCCAATgtgatcaatcatttcttctgtgacatcCCCCCACTTTTCCATCTCTCCTGCACTGATATCTCTATTAATATAATTGTAATCTTCATCTTCGGTGGGCTAGCCACATTGATCTGCTTTTTCACCATCATCATCTCTTATGTTTATATCCTCACTACCATCCTAAGGATCCATTCTGCCATGGGAAGACGCAAAGCTTTCAACACTTGTGTCTCAcacttcatctgtgtcaccataTTCTATGGGACAGTCATCTTCATGTACTTCAGACCTAACTCTTCGAGTTATGCCCTAGATCAGGACCGAGTGGCTTCTGTATTTTATAGTGTTGTGATTCCTATGTTAAATCCATTGATTTACAGCCTTAGGAACAAAGAAGTGATCAACGCACTGAAAAAAGCAACAAGAAGAAACAAAGCTTTTCTTCAAAGATAATaatcaaaattaaaacatttccaGTTTGTATCAGGTGTGGTGCATATGAAGACAATAATGGATCCACTGGAATACACTTCCTTCTCCAGCTTTTCCATATCCTACTGATCATCATAAATGTTTATAGACAATTATTGAGATGTTTTATCAATGCCATGTGATGGTATTTAGTTTTGGCAATGCTAAAGCCAGAGTGCTATACCTCACCAGATTTCCAGAAAATTCAAAGTGCATGATCAAGCTGGGAAgtaggaaacagagaaaaaagcaAAAGGGAATTGTgtaaaaatgaaatatataaataaggaAAAGAATGATTAGGtctgagaaaggagaaagaaagaggatagTGAAAGAAAAGGTTGaagagaagaaaagagtgcaAGAAAGTGAGAAATCAGGATAGGAAGAGAGAACATAGGTATGGAAAGGTGAGAATAGTATGGGAAGAGAAAGGGTATGATGAAAGAGAAGAGGCTTTATATAAAGAAATTCACAAGTGAGCAAGAGAGgcaagaggagagaggaaaggcaaTGCACATGATGAAACAAAGAcagaagggaaggaagaaagtGACACAACGTTTTGAAAGTCTGACAAATAAATTGAGAAAGGAGAAGGTTGAAAGAGAATAAAGCCATCCAAGGCTACCATTCAGTTCACTTATAAGAAAATTTCTTTTGCCAGGAAAAGAATAGCTATGGCATTCCGGATACCCAGGGCTTACCAGTCCCCTTCCTTGTTACCCTCACCTAGTTTATTATTAATTAGCTTTtagtttattaaacatttttaattgcTTTGTGCAAACGCTCTAAGTGATTTACATGTTAACATACATGAttattatgaaaataaaaaacataataaaacaaacaagtcaaaataaatatacaaaacaatataaaaataagacATTTGACTTGCCAAATCAAGAAGTCCTGTGATAACTGTTAACTTACTCTCTGTCATTATAATACATAGCCAGAACCCAATTACACCAAACTCATAAATATCCACGAGCACCTTTTAATTAAATGCTTGCTTCAATAATAATGCCTTTGCAGTCTAACCATTACAATAAAGAATAACTGGGAACAATGAAAACATAACACATATATTGAATGGAAAGGATCACATCCATTTATTAGAAGCCTAACAAGGGAGTCTAAACTGAGATGATGATCTTTATGCGCCAAATTGCATTTAATTTCCAGGTTGGTGCTACTGACTATAAATGGGAGCTTCCGCCCAAGCAGATTTTCATGAGATCTTGCTTCCAGAAACCCAATAGATAGGAGAAGGGGACTATCTTGGCAGGAGTCCAGTGTAGGCTGCCATGCAGCAAGCCTATCCTGGACCCTCCCATATATTTCTGGCCAGCAGGTCCCTCAAGACCCAATTCCTAGCACCAACATCAACCCCACCCTATTTTCCATCCACTGCCTGGTGGACCTAGCTACAAACCTTTTTAAGGGACATCTCCATGTTTGCCATCACCTCCATTGCACTTCATCTCTCTTTCTGGCTTGGTCATTCCCGGCGTGACAAAATAACAAGTAAAGTTTCACAACTAACTAACAACTTGTCAAGTCTAACTGCTGGGAAGGGAGGGTGTGGAAATGCCACATTCAGAGCTGAGGAGTGAAAGGAAATGTTGCGGAGCTGCAGGGACTTTTGAATTTCATGCCATTCTGCCTCCTGTACCATGTCATGATGCGGCCCCCTTGAACAATCATGTGGACCGGCACCAGGCCGCATACACATGATGTCATTGCGCCCAACGCCATAATTGATAGGGGATGTATCACTGCTTGCAAACCGGAACATTCTGCTGCCTTGCCCTCCCATCATGATGCCGACGCCATACCACTCTGCCAACCAAGTAAGCGAGTTGGAGTGATTGGAGTGATTGGAGTGGGGGCTGCCACCCAGATGGGTACCTTGGATGCCTGTTACTTGTGGCACTCGCACATCTGTGCTGGGAAGGGGGCAGGCTGCCCATAATTGATGATTCTTAAAGCAGAGAGCTTGCTCATCAGTGCTATAATGGATTATTGTAAACGATTCCTGCAAGTTTTACACTTTCCGGTTAGGGAATAGAAATGTGTACAATAGGCTTTTAATGGAGAGACTCATCCATTCTTCTGATACTGTTTGTCACTTGCCAATTAGACTTCTTGCTCTGTTTTACCATAATTACTTGGAGGTCCATGATCAGAAAGCCACCAAATGGGTatattatccagataactttacccagGTATCCGGggaaacttatctggataagtgttcTGCAGAATATCCAtgtaaagttatccaaataaaaatatctgtataactttagacctgctatttttGCTGCTAGACTTCTCCACataaatttagctagataatatTAACCATGGCACTATCTATTTAAATGTGTTAGCTCACTTTTACCATGGCTCCAGCCCCACCCACTTTGTGTTTGAATAACTTTGTTCTTCTCACTAAAATTTTGTGCAATTGCCCAAAGGAGGAATCATTTTAAAGGGACAGATTTATGCTGGTAAAAGTCAATTTTACCCACATGAATTATTTGAAAATCAACATCTTAGTTCCTAGCAAGTTTGCAATTTTGTCTTTTGTCTTatattttttgttgcttttgtgACATGTTTAATTTCTGTTTAGAAAGCtgactgttatttttttttaaactagatgatattGTTATATGACTGTTTCCTCTATGATCCATTGTGTAAGTACCGGTAACtctcatattattattgtgcCTTTCACGTTGCTTATAATTCTATAGAGTTTAACATATGGAATAGGGTCTCAACCCTTGGAATTTGGTATATTAGCTGAAGAAAACAAATGATTGCTTGATTgttacatttatttctttattttgttaaatatttttataatgcaAAATAAAACTTTCTAAGTGAAACATATATAACATActgacatagtaatgatggcagaaaagaatagaatggtccatccagtctgcccagaaagcttcttatggtagtatctgccatgctgtgcaggttaccccatgtttctcttaagggtagcaactactACTCTGTACAGTTATCCCCAAGTCTTAGGATAATCTacaaaaaatgtactgctagcaacatgtTTACTGGGTGATAAGCCTTCTTTAATATTcaaacagtgctgcttgacatgctttgcttatggacttggccatagaagcagtcctgtgctttttctcttatgtctccatatcagtaccccagactgtaaacgtCAGGGTCCAtgatggttgtcatctgaatgCAATTCCTCTACctcatatgttttattatttaaaataaaactcacAAAATTAAGATCGTAATTGATGAGATACTAATAACATAAAACAGTCAAGCTAGACATCaagacattaaaataaataaatgaaaacataaaatcacagcaataaaaaatttaaaaactaaaactaaaacacAAAACTAAAAAGTAAAATTAAGACTAAAACTAAGTATTGTGTGGGATGCATGCTAAATATCCTGATGTAAGAatcaaaaaaaatatcaaaatattctGAGGGTGGTGATAGCCGTATCGATAATAATCATAACATTGGAGGCTAAAGGACCAAGATTTTGTAACCCAAATAAACATACTGTGAgcgaaaaaatgttttctcatttGATGGACCTCATACACTGGGGCGTGCGCCATCTCCCTTGACCTTTGATACCACCTTGAGCCCCAGTGTGCCAAACAAGCCTGCTCACCCCGGACAAACGGACGATTCAACCCCAATACCGGCAATGGCGGGGAGCTCCTTGTGTTCTCTACAGGGAGAATTCAAGCCACAGTGACAGAGGGTAACCCCGGAGAACATCACGGGCCTCGAGG from Rhinatrema bivittatum chromosome 13, aRhiBiv1.1, whole genome shotgun sequence harbors:
- the LOC115075297 gene encoding olfactory receptor-like protein OLF1, producing MEIKGSMKENIQNGEKKYMLGKEMRKRVRIFWGEKEYDESKEALIKTYKMSQVTMRGKRNKEKPYEETKREGKEEGLLLPRVLPYGYPGLWNQTIVSEFILLGLTDDPKLQIILFVLLLLVYIITLMGNIGIIVLTATNSHLQTPMYFFLSNLSFSDLCYSSAITPNTLHHFLAEKKSISFIGCATQMYFFVAFATTENFLLGVMAYDRYVAICNPLLYPVIMNKKVCIKLAAGAYIGGLLNSCIQTGCTFHLVFCRSNVINHFFCDIPPLFHLSCTDISINIIVIFIFGGLATLICFFTIIISYVYILTTILRIHSAMGRRKAFNTCVSHFICVTIFYGTVIFMYFRPNSSSYALDQDRVASVFYSVVIPMLNPLIYSLRNKEVINALKKATRRNKAFLQR